The Anaeromyxobacter sp. Fw109-5 genomic interval CGGCGACGTGGAGGTCGAGGACGCGGAGCAGGTCCTCCGCCAGTGGGCGGCGCTGAAGCGCGAGGAGAAGCGCGCCAAGGGGCGCGGCGAGAGCGTCCTCGAGGGCGTGCCGAAGGAGATGCCCGCGCTCGCCCGGGCGGACCGGCTCACCGAGAAGGCGAGCCGCATCGGGTTCGACTGGCCGGACGCGAGCGGTGCGCGAGAGAAGGTGAGCGAGGAGATTGGCGAGCTCGATCGCGCCATCGCCGCCGGCGACCGCGTCGAGATCGAGCACGAGCTGGGAGACGTCCTGTTCGCCGTCGCGAACCTGTCCCGGAAGCTCGGGATACCCCCGGAGGAGGCTCTGCGTGGGACCGTGGCGCGCTTCATCGCGCGCTTTTCACACATCGAGCGAGAGCTCGCGCGCCGCGGCGTGCCTCACGGCGGGGCCTCGCTGGAGGAGATGGACGTCCTCTGGAACGAGGCGAAGGTGCTGGAGGCCAAGGCGAAATCGGGCAGCGCTCCCGCCGTCACCGAGCCGCCACGGGGTTTGGGGAAAGAGCGTGGATAACTTTGTGGGCAGCACCTTCCTGCCCGTGATTTTCGCATCATCGGTGGGTCCCGGCGCATCCTGCATCAGCCCCTCGGCACCGTGATTCCAACAGGTTGGCACGGCACACCCCGGCGCCAATCCACAACCGGCCGTCAAGTGCCCCGGGGGGATTCCCGCTTTCCCGTCGCAAGTGGATAACTCACCTGCCCCGTGTCAAATCGACCCGGACCGGAGGTGTGATCGCCGTTCGGGTCTCCCCCGAACTCCCGTGGCGGAAGGCCGCACGATATGCAGGCGAGCAACCGATCAACTCGCTCGCCAGCCGCCGGCGCCGCCGGCGCCGCCGGCGCGCGCTCCGCGGAGTCGCCGGTTCCCCTGCCGGCGCCGCCCGCACCGGCGGAAGATCCGCAACGACACGCCACCGAGCGGTCATAACCCCTTGACGTCGCTTGCGATGGACGGTAGATAGCGCGCCCTCGAACCCTCGAGACGACAAGAGGTCAGCTTGGCGAACACCGCATCGGCCGAGAAGCGCAACCGTCAGGCGCAGAAGCGCCGCGCCCGCAACGTTCAGGTCCGCACCGGCGTGAAGAGCGCCGTGAAGAAGGCCCGCGAGGCGATCACCCAGGGCGACGGCAACGCCGCCCGCGACGCCTTCAAGGCGGCCGCCCGCGCCCTCGAGAAGGCGAGCTCGAAGGGCGTCGTCCACAAGAACGCGGCTTCGCGGAAGATCTCGCGGCTCGCCAAGGCGGCCGCCAAGGTCGCGGCCGCGAAGTAGTCGGTCCCGCCGTCGCCAGCCGCGCCGAGCACGGCGCGGCCGGCGGCGCTCCTACCGCTCGAACGCGCGCAGGAGCTCGCGCGCCGCCTCCTCCGTCACCCGGCGGAGCGCGAGCGCGCGGCGCCCCTCCGTCTCGAGCGCGTCGGCGCCCACGCCTGCGAGGTAGTCGGTCTCGCGCCGGACGGTCCGCTCCGAGACGGTCGCGCCGTCCACGACGAGGCGCGCTCTCACCTCCACGCCGATGCGCCACGTGGCGCTCTCCGGCGAGGACGGCCCCGGTGCGCCCGCGCGCACCTCCCCTACGAGCTCCGCCGGTGCGCCCGGCCCCGCCGCCGCCCCGCGGCGCGCGAGCTCGGTGCGCAACGCGGACGTCAGCTCGGCGCCGAGGGACGCCTCCGTCGACAGGTTCTCGAAGGCGCGCACGTGGATGTGCTCCGCGCCCCCCTGCGCCACGTAGCGCGTCTCGAGCGCGTAGCCGCAGGCGGAGAGCGCCACCGCCACGGCGAGCGCGCCCGCGCGGACCGCACGCGAGCGCAGGGGCAGCCGGATGAGGCTGCCCCGGAGCGAGCCGGGGGGGCGTGGGGGGGTAGCCAGCCTCACCGGCTACCCCACCACGAAATTGATGAGCCGCTTCGGCACGAAGACCACCTTGCGAACGGTCTTGCCGTCGAGGTGCGCCCGCACCCGCTCCTCGCCCTCGGCGAGGGCGCGGACCTCCGCCTCGCCGGCCGCCACGGGCGCCTGCACCTCGCCGCGCAGCTTGCCGTTCACCTGGACCGCGATGGTGACGACGTCCGCGGCCACCAGCGCCGGCTCGAACGAGGGCCACGGCGCCTCGGCGAGCAGCCGCTCGCGAGCGGCCGGCCCGAGCACCTCGTGCCAGAGCTCCTCCGCCGCATGCGGCGCGAACGGGGCGAGCAGGGTCGCCACGGCGAGGAGGGCCTCGCGGACGGCGGCCTGCTCCGGCTCGCTCTTGGGCTCGAGCTGGTAGAGCGCGTTCACGAGCTCCATGAGGGCGGCGATGCTGGTGTTGAACTTCAGCTCGCCTTCGAGCCCCTCCGTCACGCGCTTGATGGTCCGGTGCGTCCTGCGGCGCAGCTCGAGGAAGTCCCCCTGCGCCTGCGCGAGCGCCGCCTCGGGGGCGCGGAAGCACTCCTGGCGCGCGTGGAAGATCCGCCAGACGCGGGCGAGGAAGCGGAACATCCCGTCGACCTGCTCGTCGGACCAGTCGATGTCCTTCTCGGGAGGCGCCGCGAAGAGCATGAAGAGCCGGACCGTGTCGGCGCCGAAGCGCGCCACCATCGGCCCCGGCGCCACCACGTTGCCCCAGCGCTTCGACATCTTGCGGCCGTCGGGGCCGTTCACGATGCCCTGGGTCACGAGCCGCTTGCACGGCTCGTCCTCGCGGACCAGCCCGAGCCGGTGCATCACCCGGTGCCAGAACCGGAAGTACAGCAGGTGCATGACGGCGTGCTCGGGCCCGCCCACGTACACGTCCACCGGAAGCCAGCGCGCCGCCTCCGCGGGGTCGAACGGGCGCGTGTCGTCCTTCGGCGAGAGGTAGCGCGCGTAGTACCAGGACGAGTCGACGAAGGTGTCCATCGTGTCCACCTCGCGCCTGGCGGGCTTGCCGCAGCGCGGGCAGGTGGTGTTCACGAACGACGGGACCTTCGCGAGGGGCGGCTCGCCGGTGCCGGTGATGATCGCCTCCTTCGGCAGCGTGACGGGGAGCTGGTCCTCGGGGACGGGCACCGCCCCGTGATCCGGGCAGTAGACGATCGGGATCGGCGTGCCCCAGTAGCGCTGCCGCGAGAAGCCCCAGTCGCGCAGGTGCCAGCGGACCGTCGGCTGGCCGAAGCCGCGCGCCTGCGCCTCCGCGGCGAGCTTCTCGCGCGCCTGCGCGCTCGCGAGGCCGGTCGCGCTGCCCGAGCCCTCGAGCACCCCGTCCTCCGTGAACGCCTGCGCCAGCGCCTCGCCGGCGGGGAGCTTCTCCCCCTTCGCCGGCTGGATGACGACGCGGATCGGCAGGCCGTACTTCCGCGCGAACTCGAAGTCGCGCTGGTCGTGGGCGGGCACGCTCATCACGGCGCCCGTGCCGTACTCGGCGAGCACGAAGTTCGCGATCCAGACCGGGACCTGCTCGCCGGTGTACGGGTTCACCGCGTGCGCGCCGGTGAAGACGCCCTCCTTGGGCGCGCTCTCGCCGGTCCGCTCCGCGGCCTCGGTCCTTCGCATGCGCTCGACGAACGCGCGCACCTCGGCCTGGCGCTCGGGGACGGTGATCCGCTCGACGAGCGGGTGCTCCGGCGCGAGCACGACGTAGGTGCAGCCGTAGATGGTGTCGACGCGCGTCGTGAAGACCTTGATCGGGAGTCCGGGGGGCGCCGCCTCACCGCGCCCTCCGGCGAGGATGAAGTCCACCTCCGCGCCGACGCTCTTGCCGATCCAGTTCCGCTGCATCGTGGTGATGCGCTCGGGCCACTCGGTGAGGCGGTCGAGCCCGTCGAGCAGGTCCTGCGCGAAGGCGGTGATCCGGAACGCCCACTCGGGGATCACCTTCTCCACCACCGGCGAGCCGCAGCGCTCGCAGGTGTCGTCGACCACCTGCTCGTTCGCGATGACGGTCGCGCAGCCGGTGCACCAGTTCGCCTTCCCCTCGCGCCGGTAGACGATGCCCAGCTCCAGCATCCTGAGGAAGAACCACTGATTCCAGCGGTAGTAGGACGGGTCGGCGGTGACGACCTCGCGGTCCCAGTCGAAGGCGTAGCCGAGCTTCTTCATCTCGGCCCGGAACGCCACGATGTTCTCGCGCGTCCGCTCCTCGGGGTGGCGCCCGTCCTTGATGGCGGCGTTCTCGGCCGGCAGCCCGAGGGCGTCGAAGCCGATGGGGTGGAGCACGTCGTGCCCGCGCATGCGCAGGTGGCGCGCCAGCGCGTCGCCGATGGTGTACACGCGCGCGTGGCCCATGTGCATCGCGCCGGAGGGATACGGGAACATCTCGAGC includes:
- the rpsT gene encoding 30S ribosomal protein S20 encodes the protein MANTASAEKRNRQAQKRRARNVQVRTGVKSAVKKAREAITQGDGNAARDAFKAAARALEKASSKGVVHKNAASRKISRLAKAAAKVAAAK
- the leuS gene encoding leucine--tRNA ligase — encoded protein: MSMNERYEPQSIEPRWQSRWEEAGAFRAGRRPDAEKRYVLEMFPYPSGAMHMGHARVYTIGDALARHLRMRGHDVLHPIGFDALGLPAENAAIKDGRHPEERTRENIVAFRAEMKKLGYAFDWDREVVTADPSYYRWNQWFFLRMLELGIVYRREGKANWCTGCATVIANEQVVDDTCERCGSPVVEKVIPEWAFRITAFAQDLLDGLDRLTEWPERITTMQRNWIGKSVGAEVDFILAGGRGEAAPPGLPIKVFTTRVDTIYGCTYVVLAPEHPLVERITVPERQAEVRAFVERMRRTEAAERTGESAPKEGVFTGAHAVNPYTGEQVPVWIANFVLAEYGTGAVMSVPAHDQRDFEFARKYGLPIRVVIQPAKGEKLPAGEALAQAFTEDGVLEGSGSATGLASAQAREKLAAEAQARGFGQPTVRWHLRDWGFSRQRYWGTPIPIVYCPDHGAVPVPEDQLPVTLPKEAIITGTGEPPLAKVPSFVNTTCPRCGKPARREVDTMDTFVDSSWYYARYLSPKDDTRPFDPAEAARWLPVDVYVGGPEHAVMHLLYFRFWHRVMHRLGLVREDEPCKRLVTQGIVNGPDGRKMSKRWGNVVAPGPMVARFGADTVRLFMLFAAPPEKDIDWSDEQVDGMFRFLARVWRIFHARQECFRAPEAALAQAQGDFLELRRRTHRTIKRVTEGLEGELKFNTSIAALMELVNALYQLEPKSEPEQAAVREALLAVATLLAPFAPHAAEELWHEVLGPAARERLLAEAPWPSFEPALVAADVVTIAVQVNGKLRGEVQAPVAAGEAEVRALAEGEERVRAHLDGKTVRKVVFVPKRLINFVVG
- the mazG gene encoding nucleoside triphosphate pyrophosphohydrolase, with protein sequence MSRATDAIERLLGIMQRLRGPGGCPWDREQTLRSLRPYVLEETYEVLEAIDAGDAREHCEELGDLLLQIVFQAQLTREAGQFDFADVANAISNKLVSRHPHVFGDVEVEDAEQVLRQWAALKREEKRAKGRGESVLEGVPKEMPALARADRLTEKASRIGFDWPDASGAREKVSEEIGELDRAIAAGDRVEIEHELGDVLFAVANLSRKLGIPPEEALRGTVARFIARFSHIERELARRGVPHGGASLEEMDVLWNEAKVLEAKAKSGSAPAVTEPPRGLGKERG
- the lptE gene encoding LPS assembly lipoprotein LptE, coding for MAVALSACGYALETRYVAQGGAEHIHVRAFENLSTEASLGAELTSALRTELARRGAAAGPGAPAELVGEVRAGAPGPSSPESATWRIGVEVRARLVVDGATVSERTVRRETDYLAGVGADALETEGRRALALRRVTEEAARELLRAFER